In one window of Thermodesulfobacteriota bacterium DNA:
- a CDS encoding flagellar motor protein — translation MDILTILGLVLGFGAVLGGMVLEGGHLGSIAQVAAAVIVFGGTLGAVLVNYPLNVFVLALKNAKLALFQKTSDPYTVIKLIAELSATARKDGLLALESSIKRVQDPFLRKGLQLVVDGAEPKLTREILEIDIAHTEEYNLTSAKVYESAGGYAPTIGIIGAVLGLIHVMENLSDPSKLGAGIAVAFVATVYGVASANLVYLPMAGKIKMKIREQVIMQEMAVEGLISLSEGENPRRVEEKLVGFLRESQRK, via the coding sequence ATGGATATATTGACTATACTCGGGCTCGTACTCGGCTTCGGGGCCGTTCTCGGCGGCATGGTGCTCGAAGGCGGGCACCTCGGGTCCATTGCCCAGGTGGCTGCGGCAGTCATCGTATTCGGCGGGACCCTCGGCGCGGTCCTCGTCAATTACCCGCTTAACGTATTCGTCCTGGCGCTCAAGAACGCGAAGCTCGCGCTTTTCCAGAAGACGAGCGACCCTTACACGGTCATAAAGCTCATAGCCGAGCTTTCGGCCACCGCCAGGAAGGACGGCCTCCTTGCGCTCGAGTCGAGCATCAAGAGGGTACAGGACCCGTTCCTCCGGAAGGGCCTGCAGCTCGTGGTGGACGGGGCCGAGCCCAAGCTCACCCGCGAGATACTGGAGATAGACATAGCGCATACCGAGGAATACAACCTCACGTCAGCCAAGGTGTACGAGTCGGCGGGCGGCTACGCCCCGACCATAGGCATCATAGGCGCGGTCCTCGGGCTCATCCACGTAATGGAGAACCTCTCTGACCCCTCGAAGCTCGGCGCTGGAATAGCGGTCGCGTTCGTCGCCACGGTATACGGCGTCGCCTCCGCCAACCTCGTCTACCTGCCTATGGCCGGAAAGATAAAGATGAAGATACGCGAGCAGGTGATAATGCAGGAGATGGCGGTGGAGGGGCTCATATCCCTTTCAGAGGGCGAAAACCCGAGGAGGGTCGAGGAGAAGCTCGTCGGCTTCCTGAGGGAGTCCCAGAGGAAATAG
- a CDS encoding HDOD domain-containing protein — protein MQPARNLEEVINRTLDLPVLPATTQRVLGMMADPDVSIEKIKKIISTDPGLTTKIMKVANSAFYGSYRNIQNPTQAILRLGLNSVRNIVVATSMKNVYKRFGLTEKLIWEQMIGAAVAASIIARDTRRSDPEDAFIGGLLHDVGKVVLNNEFPEKFALMLQSVYNEMVPFDVAEREHFDFSQRDVGAYIVRKWGFPESLENLIRGFDGKGAPSVDENIRNLVNTIALADSMCQKFGMGWRKPGGDEIAYGGLPKSLGLEKKGLEALEEKVKLAFAESADLY, from the coding sequence ATGCAGCCAGCCAGAAATCTTGAAGAGGTCATCAACAGGACCCTTGACCTGCCGGTCCTGCCGGCCACGACCCAGAGAGTGCTCGGGATGATGGCCGACCCGGACGTCTCGATAGAGAAGATAAAGAAGATAATCAGCACCGACCCGGGGCTTACCACGAAGATCATGAAGGTGGCCAATTCAGCCTTTTACGGGAGCTACCGCAATATCCAGAACCCGACACAGGCGATACTCAGGCTCGGGCTCAACTCTGTCAGGAACATAGTCGTTGCGACCTCGATGAAAAACGTCTATAAGAGGTTCGGCCTCACCGAGAAGCTCATATGGGAGCAGATGATCGGGGCCGCTGTCGCGGCGAGCATCATAGCCAGGGACACGCGCCGCTCCGACCCGGAGGACGCCTTCATAGGGGGCCTTCTGCATGACGTCGGCAAGGTGGTCTTGAATAACGAGTTCCCCGAGAAGTTCGCGCTCATGTTGCAGAGCGTGTATAACGAGATGGTCCCGTTCGATGTAGCGGAAAGGGAGCACTTTGATTTTTCCCAGAGGGACGTAGGCGCCTATATAGTCAGGAAGTGGGGCTTCCCCGAGTCACTCGAGAACCTGATACGCGGTTTTGACGGCAAGGGTGCTCCCTCAGTGGATGAAAACATCCGGAACCTCGTCAATACGATAGCCCTGGCGGACAGCATGTGCCAAAAGTTTGGCATGGGATGGAGGAAACCTGGCGGTGATGAGATAGCCTACGGCGGACTGCCAAAGTCGCTCGGCCTTGAGAAAAAGGGGTTAGAGGCGCTCGAGGAGAAGGTGAAACTCGCCTTTGCAGAGAGCGCTGACCTGTATTAG
- a CDS encoding Hpt domain-containing protein has translation MSFPTDEMDDIINDFIAESAESLETLDQKFVELEKKPGDLPLLNDIFRSIHTIKGAAGFLGFDQMVEVTHVTEDVLNKLRKSEMSVTPAVMDAILRAVDMIRVILANIREKNGRKEDTSGVLALLGGILNGEAAGKDAGAPTIPEKSAADEEQKQQRPDEAQGAAASAKDHAIRVDIDRLDTVLNLAGELVLSRNRLMRLGTRLSESSIDGELQSQVSEAIAQLDLVTSDLQLGVMKIRMQPIAKVFNKFPRMVRDLARQTGKQVELVLSGEETEMDKTVIEEIGDPLVHLIRNAVDHGMELPEERAAKGKPQSGTIALSAYQEGRNIIVSVSDDGKGIDPEAVKRSAVEKGIISEDEAERLSE, from the coding sequence GTGTCATTCCCCACGGACGAGATGGACGACATTATAAACGATTTCATCGCGGAATCCGCGGAATCGCTGGAGACCCTCGACCAGAAATTCGTGGAGCTCGAGAAGAAGCCGGGGGACCTGCCGCTCCTTAACGACATATTCAGGTCCATTCACACCATCAAGGGCGCGGCAGGTTTCCTTGGCTTCGACCAGATGGTCGAGGTCACTCACGTGACCGAGGACGTGCTCAACAAGCTCAGGAAATCCGAGATGAGCGTGACCCCTGCCGTGATGGACGCCATATTGCGCGCGGTTGACATGATCAGGGTCATACTCGCCAATATACGCGAAAAGAACGGGAGAAAAGAGGACACGAGCGGGGTCCTTGCGCTGCTTGGAGGCATACTGAACGGCGAGGCGGCAGGGAAGGACGCAGGCGCGCCCACCATTCCGGAGAAGTCCGCGGCGGACGAGGAGCAGAAACAGCAGCGGCCCGACGAGGCCCAGGGCGCCGCAGCATCGGCCAAGGACCACGCCATAAGGGTCGACATAGACAGGCTGGATACCGTCCTTAACCTCGCCGGCGAGCTGGTGCTTTCGAGGAACAGGCTCATGAGGCTCGGGACGAGGCTGTCCGAAAGCAGCATCGACGGCGAGTTGCAGTCCCAGGTGAGCGAGGCGATAGCACAGCTGGACCTCGTGACCTCCGACCTCCAGCTCGGCGTCATGAAGATAAGGATGCAGCCCATCGCCAAGGTCTTCAACAAGTTCCCGAGGATGGTGAGGGACCTTGCGAGGCAGACGGGAAAACAGGTGGAGCTTGTCCTGAGCGGCGAGGAGACCGAGATGGACAAGACCGTAATCGAAGAGATAGGCGACCCCCTCGTCCACCTCATAAGGAACGCCGTGGACCACGGGATGGAGCTCCCGGAAGAGCGGGCCGCAAAGGGCAAGCCGCAATCCGGCACGATCGCCCTTTCTGCCTACCAGGAGGGGAGGAACATAATCGTCTCGGTTTCGGACGACGGCAAGGGCATAGACCCCGAGGCGGTAAAAAGGTCGGCTGTCGAGAAGGGCATCATAAGCGAGGACGAGGCCGAGAGGCTCTCCGAATAA
- a CDS encoding chemotaxis protein CheW → MEAKKDLDAREVLQLVTFRLGKEEFSLDILRVQEIIRHMELTRVPKTPDFVDGVINLRGKVIPVLDLRKRFGLGSDEMTNETRIIVVEVDDKTVGLKVDAVSEVLRLPADRVEAPPEMVTGVESEYIKGVGKLDGRLLILLDVEKVLSRNEKEALTAVA, encoded by the coding sequence ATGGAAGCGAAAAAGGATCTAGACGCAAGGGAGGTGCTCCAGCTCGTCACCTTCAGGCTCGGAAAAGAGGAGTTCTCTCTCGACATACTCCGGGTGCAGGAGATAATCCGGCACATGGAGCTGACGAGGGTCCCCAAGACGCCGGATTTCGTGGACGGGGTCATAAACCTCAGGGGCAAGGTCATACCGGTACTTGACCTCAGGAAACGGTTCGGGCTCGGGTCGGACGAGATGACGAATGAAACACGGATAATAGTCGTCGAAGTCGACGACAAGACGGTGGGGCTCAAGGTCGACGCGGTCTCAGAGGTCCTGAGGCTTCCGGCCGACAGGGTCGAGGCGCCCCCGGAGATGGTGACCGGCGTCGAGTCCGAGTACATCAAAGGGGTAGGCAAGCTCGACGGAAGGCTCCTCATCCTTCTTGACGTCGAAAAGGTGCTCTCCAGGAACGAGAAGGAGGCTTTGACGGCGGTTGCATGA
- the flgA gene encoding flagellar basal body P-ring formation chaperone FlgA: MISRILFIFAFLPLFLACTAEAGSSAGAISFVKAELAKGLPWEREAIEIDEIDISGLGPAKYDSMRLVLPRRISQPGKVSYQLELKRAGQEPRTVWGSARVRVFRDAVLALKPLKARTKISEDDLKVARVELEEARDSFAATSELAGLIATRPVPAGSVIKKTHVGPEVVVKRGERVLLKLEGENITVRSTGVASRDGHRGSKIPVKTANGREVLGTVAGPGRVVIKF; the protein is encoded by the coding sequence ATGATTTCAAGGATACTGTTCATATTCGCGTTTCTCCCGCTCTTCCTCGCCTGCACTGCCGAGGCCGGGAGCAGCGCGGGCGCTATTTCGTTCGTAAAGGCCGAGCTCGCGAAGGGGCTTCCCTGGGAGAGGGAGGCAATCGAGATTGACGAGATAGATATATCCGGGCTCGGGCCTGCGAAATACGATTCCATGAGGCTCGTGCTCCCGAGGAGGATATCCCAGCCGGGCAAGGTCTCTTACCAGCTTGAATTGAAAAGGGCAGGGCAGGAACCGAGGACGGTCTGGGGCAGCGCCAGGGTAAGGGTCTTCAGGGACGCGGTCCTGGCCCTTAAGCCCTTGAAGGCGCGCACGAAGATAAGCGAGGACGACCTCAAGGTGGCAAGGGTGGAGCTCGAAGAGGCCAGGGATTCCTTTGCCGCGACCAGCGAGCTTGCAGGCCTCATTGCGACAAGGCCGGTCCCTGCGGGCTCTGTCATAAAAAAGACGCATGTGGGCCCGGAGGTGGTCGTTAAAAGGGGTGAAAGGGTCCTTCTGAAGCTCGAGGGCGAGAATATTACCGTGAGGTCCACGGGAGTGGCCTCCCGGGACGGCCACAGGGGCTCGAAGATACCGGTAAAGACCGCGAATGGCAGAGAGGTGCTAGGCACCGTGGCCGGGCCGGGCAGGGTAGTCATAAAATTCTAA
- a CDS encoding flagellar motor protein MotB yields MARKKKHEEHENHERWLVSYADFITLLFAFFTSMYAISSVNEGKFRIMSESLAIAFNPTLFTSTRMQEGPKFVREQRAQVRDEFKDMHTNNYEKIQAALRELQENQKLTLIFEEQKVTIRISEGMLFEPGSDKLLDEGLPVIDEVARALVDMPNSVRIEGHTDNIPISTERFPSNWDLSSARSIRILKYFIDNHSHDPRKLSAIGFGEYRPIDTNDTPSGRTKNRRVDIMVHSPDLQLM; encoded by the coding sequence ATGGCCAGGAAGAAAAAACACGAGGAGCACGAGAACCACGAGCGCTGGCTCGTATCCTACGCGGACTTCATAACGCTCCTCTTCGCGTTCTTTACGAGCATGTACGCCATCTCCTCGGTAAACGAGGGCAAGTTCCGTATAATGAGCGAGTCGCTTGCCATAGCCTTCAACCCGACGCTTTTCACCTCGACCCGCATGCAGGAGGGCCCGAAGTTCGTAAGGGAGCAGCGCGCCCAGGTCAGGGACGAGTTCAAGGACATGCACACCAACAACTACGAGAAGATCCAGGCCGCCCTCCGTGAGCTTCAGGAGAACCAGAAGCTCACGCTCATATTCGAGGAGCAGAAGGTGACCATCAGGATTTCCGAGGGGATGCTCTTCGAGCCGGGGAGCGACAAGCTGCTGGACGAGGGCCTTCCCGTAATCGACGAGGTCGCCAGGGCGCTCGTCGACATGCCCAACAGCGTGAGGATAGAGGGGCATACCGACAACATACCAATATCCACCGAGCGATTCCCTTCAAACTGGGACCTCTCCAGCGCCCGGTCCATAAGGATACTCAAGTATTTCATCGACAACCACAGCCACGACCCGAGGAAGCTATCCGCCATAGGCTTCGGCGAGTACAGGCCCATAGACACGAACGACACGCCCTCCGGCAGGACGAAAAACAGGAGGGTCGACATCATGGTGCACAGCCCGGACCTGCAGCTGATGTAA
- a CDS encoding flagellar basal body L-ring protein FlgH, whose translation MKKALFIIILALVAGCSTPQPRKIDLTRIPVKGGDTPATTGSIWPGETSRNAFFQDLRAKNVGDIVTVRITEKTSAINGANTSTARASSNDISISRFFGMPLNFGMRNFLGQGQPFSPEVQSSYDAEFDGSGTTSRSGELSAVIATRVVEVLQNGNLVLEGRKDTIVNNEQQYIVLSGIARPEDINEENVIPSILLSDAKIEYSGSGVVADGQSPGWLRRVLDNVWPF comes from the coding sequence ATGAAAAAAGCTCTATTCATAATAATCCTGGCACTGGTCGCGGGCTGCTCAACGCCGCAGCCCAGGAAGATAGACCTGACCCGGATACCCGTAAAGGGGGGGGATACTCCGGCGACCACAGGCTCCATATGGCCCGGCGAGACTTCGAGGAACGCCTTTTTCCAGGACCTCAGGGCCAAGAACGTCGGCGACATAGTGACCGTCAGGATAACCGAGAAGACGAGCGCCATAAACGGGGCCAATACCTCTACCGCCAGGGCGTCATCGAACGACATAAGCATATCGAGGTTCTTCGGCATGCCGCTTAATTTCGGCATGAGGAACTTCCTCGGCCAGGGGCAGCCGTTCAGCCCCGAGGTGCAGTCGAGCTACGACGCCGAATTCGACGGCTCCGGCACGACCAGCAGGAGCGGCGAATTGAGCGCGGTCATAGCGACAAGGGTCGTGGAAGTCCTCCAGAACGGGAACCTGGTACTGGAGGGCAGGAAGGACACGATAGTCAATAACGAGCAGCAGTACATAGTTTTAAGCGGCATAGCGCGGCCCGAGGACATAAACGAGGAGAACGTGATCCCGTCCATACTCCTTTCGGACGCTAAAATAGAGTATTCCGGAAGCGGCGTGGTCGCGGACGGGCAATCGCCGGGATGGCTCAGGAGGGTACTTGACAATGTCTGGCCTTTTTAG
- a CDS encoding chemotaxis protein CheW, with amino-acid sequence MSSISGRGVGMDVVKTNISRINGTISIDSEIGKGTRIVFRLPLTLAIIQALTVEAGGEVYAIPLSNVIENIRVTADEIKTIEGREAINIRDRVVPVVRLGALVSGKDSPSKSEWKYIVVIGIGEKSFGVLVDRLHGQEEIVMKSMSEYLKGTEGVAGACITGDGNVILILDMAGLLTSAKGAYVH; translated from the coding sequence GTGAGCAGCATCTCCGGGCGCGGCGTGGGCATGGACGTGGTAAAGACGAACATATCGCGCATAAACGGCACCATATCCATAGATTCGGAAATCGGCAAGGGGACGAGGATAGTGTTCAGGCTCCCCCTGACGCTCGCGATAATACAGGCGCTTACGGTCGAGGCCGGAGGAGAGGTCTACGCCATACCGCTTTCGAACGTAATAGAGAACATCCGGGTGACCGCGGACGAGATAAAGACGATTGAGGGCAGGGAGGCCATAAACATAAGGGACAGGGTCGTCCCGGTCGTGAGGCTCGGCGCCCTCGTCTCCGGCAAGGACTCTCCGTCTAAGTCCGAATGGAAATATATCGTTGTCATAGGCATAGGCGAGAAGTCCTTCGGGGTCCTGGTAGACAGGCTCCACGGCCAGGAAGAGATAGTCATGAAGTCCATGAGCGAGTACCTTAAGGGCACGGAAGGTGTCGCCGGGGCATGCATCACGGGCGACGGCAACGTAATATTGATACTCGACATGGCGGGACTCCTGACGTCAGCCAAGGGCGCCTATGTCCATTGA
- a CDS encoding chemotaxis response regulator protein-glutamate methylesterase, translated as MSKIRVLVVDDSAFMRRVLKQMLETDPGIEVAGTARDGAEGVSMALELKPDVITMDVEMPKMNGLEATEALMERMPVPILMVSSITKEGAKATFEAMDKGAADYISKNLVTSALDLMKIQDELITKVKAIARKKHHFASLRAAKPGPPPPVPAVKRGLASLKVAFVSIGASTGGPRAVQAVLANLPAGLDTSILVSVHMPRMFTGAFAERMNEVCKLPVKEAENGESVGFGKVFVSPGGLQTRVRRKGLTEFFFQVDNEPRDAMYRPSIDISMSSVAESYPGRSLGVILTGMGSDGREGMRLIKEKGGKTIAQDEHTCTVYGMPKSVIEAGLADKVVPIELIAAEIINMI; from the coding sequence ATGTCCAAGATAAGGGTGCTCGTAGTCGACGATTCGGCCTTCATGAGGCGCGTCTTGAAGCAGATGCTGGAGACCGACCCCGGGATCGAGGTCGCCGGGACCGCGCGGGACGGGGCCGAGGGCGTCTCGATGGCGCTTGAGCTCAAGCCCGACGTTATCACCATGGACGTCGAGATGCCGAAGATGAACGGCCTCGAGGCGACAGAGGCGCTCATGGAAAGGATGCCAGTCCCCATACTGATGGTGAGCTCGATTACCAAGGAAGGGGCCAAGGCGACCTTCGAGGCGATGGACAAGGGCGCCGCGGACTATATCTCCAAAAACCTCGTCACCTCCGCCCTGGACCTCATGAAGATACAGGACGAGCTCATAACAAAGGTCAAGGCGATAGCGAGGAAAAAGCACCATTTCGCCTCGCTCAGGGCCGCGAAACCCGGCCCGCCGCCCCCGGTCCCGGCGGTAAAAAGAGGGCTTGCGAGCCTCAAGGTCGCCTTCGTTTCAATAGGCGCGTCCACGGGCGGGCCGAGGGCCGTCCAGGCCGTCCTTGCGAACCTGCCGGCAGGCCTCGATACGAGCATACTCGTCTCGGTCCACATGCCGAGGATGTTCACGGGCGCGTTCGCCGAGAGGATGAACGAGGTCTGCAAGCTCCCGGTCAAGGAGGCCGAAAACGGCGAGAGCGTCGGCTTCGGCAAGGTGTTCGTATCTCCAGGCGGCCTTCAGACGCGGGTCAGGAGGAAGGGGCTTACGGAGTTCTTCTTCCAGGTCGACAACGAGCCCAGGGACGCCATGTACAGGCCCTCAATCGACATATCCATGTCTTCCGTTGCCGAGAGCTATCCCGGCAGGTCGCTCGGCGTGATCCTTACCGGGATGGGGAGCGACGGCAGGGAGGGCATGCGGCTCATAAAGGAGAAGGGCGGAAAGACCATAGCCCAGGACGAGCACACCTGCACAGTCTACGGGATGCCGAAGTCGGTCATAGAGGCCGGGCTGGCCGACAAGGTCGTTCCGATCGAGCTCATAGCTGCAGAAATAATAAATATGATATGA
- a CDS encoding methyl-accepting chemotaxis protein, translating into MRSVREIFGTVRSRLLGSYAFILFVLLLQIPVVYFVVDGLSGKYARLEIAGDLKARAVEMEQVLNRRTLSGGEGIERLLDAKKAEFGEILAALKEKSRGTGSDEIASLSDAWHSMGRALDNAARSGERLASAMAGIEDGTGPSAERLKELGSALLRDASYARHVEVAGSLMEKNARLAFLAERYARSDYDTQHTGAELYVTLDEFDKELDLIRNGSAPLGMKPASGRELERIFGQIDPLWAERKELIDRAVKSKDEFSSRAKEISAVHLPKVADASERLSGGAAPGAWNGALKGMAVVATSILASVACVVFLMWAVNRRVLEPLGRIAGTVEGFAAGDLTRRTGLGAALTEMDARDEIWALGRSTDRIGEQISALIGKIAETSSHLASASEELSVSAAQMSEGAGRQSSQTTQVATAMEEMNATVIEVARNSQQVSESAKAAQEIAIEGGSIVSDAISAMMEVARATSATSDTIKSLDRSSEEIGTIVSVINDIADQTNLLALNAAIEAARAGEQGRGFAVVADEVRKLAERTTKATKEISGMIGAIQGETGKAVSAMSAGSKKVENGVSLANSAGTALKQIVTGVENVTDRIAHIATSAEEQSSTADEIARNMDSIAEVARTNAYAIEEVTKATNEMARLAGDLSDLVSNFRVSSGTAGGREALDGDVFLPPSERLEAAGTI; encoded by the coding sequence ATGAGAAGTGTGCGTGAAATCTTCGGGACCGTAAGGTCGAGGCTGCTCGGAAGCTACGCCTTCATACTTTTCGTGCTCCTTCTTCAGATCCCTGTGGTCTACTTCGTGGTTGACGGCCTGAGCGGCAAGTATGCCCGGCTGGAAATCGCCGGGGACCTGAAGGCCAGGGCCGTCGAAATGGAACAGGTCCTCAACAGGCGCACTTTGAGCGGGGGCGAGGGCATCGAGCGCCTCTTGGACGCTAAAAAGGCTGAGTTCGGCGAGATCCTCGCCGCGCTTAAAGAGAAAAGCCGCGGGACAGGAAGTGACGAGATTGCGTCCCTTTCCGACGCATGGCATTCAATGGGCAGAGCCCTTGACAATGCCGCGAGGAGCGGCGAGAGGCTGGCCTCGGCGATGGCGGGGATCGAGGACGGGACCGGCCCGTCCGCCGAGAGGCTTAAGGAGCTGGGGAGCGCGCTGCTGCGCGACGCATCATATGCAAGGCACGTCGAGGTGGCCGGCTCGCTCATGGAAAAGAACGCGAGGCTCGCGTTCCTCGCCGAGCGCTACGCCAGGTCCGACTACGACACGCAGCACACTGGAGCAGAGCTTTACGTCACGCTTGACGAGTTCGATAAAGAGCTCGATCTTATTCGGAACGGCTCGGCGCCGCTTGGCATGAAGCCCGCTTCCGGCAGGGAGCTGGAACGGATATTCGGCCAGATAGACCCGCTCTGGGCTGAAAGGAAAGAACTTATCGACAGGGCCGTAAAGAGCAAGGACGAGTTTTCATCCAGGGCCAAAGAGATATCGGCCGTGCACCTCCCGAAGGTAGCGGACGCAAGCGAGAGGCTTTCCGGGGGCGCCGCGCCGGGCGCATGGAACGGCGCGCTTAAGGGCATGGCCGTTGTCGCAACGTCGATACTCGCTTCCGTCGCCTGCGTGGTCTTCCTCATGTGGGCGGTTAACAGGCGCGTGCTTGAGCCGCTCGGCAGGATCGCGGGGACGGTCGAGGGTTTTGCCGCGGGCGACCTCACGAGAAGGACCGGACTGGGCGCGGCCTTAACGGAAATGGACGCCAGGGACGAGATATGGGCGCTCGGCAGGAGCACCGACAGGATCGGCGAGCAGATCTCGGCCCTCATCGGCAAGATAGCCGAGACCTCCAGCCACCTGGCCTCGGCATCCGAGGAGCTCTCCGTATCGGCGGCCCAGATGTCGGAAGGCGCCGGCAGGCAGTCCTCGCAGACTACACAGGTCGCTACCGCGATGGAGGAGATGAACGCCACTGTCATAGAAGTGGCGCGGAATTCCCAGCAGGTCTCGGAATCAGCGAAGGCGGCACAGGAGATAGCTATCGAGGGCGGGAGCATAGTATCCGACGCAATCTCGGCAATGATGGAGGTCGCGCGGGCCACAAGCGCGACCTCCGATACCATAAAAAGCCTCGACAGGAGCTCGGAGGAGATAGGGACGATAGTCTCCGTCATAAACGACATAGCCGACCAGACGAACCTTCTTGCGCTGAACGCCGCGATAGAGGCGGCGAGGGCCGGCGAGCAGGGCAGGGGCTTTGCCGTGGTCGCTGACGAGGTAAGGAAGCTCGCCGAAAGGACGACGAAGGCCACCAAGGAAATAAGCGGGATGATAGGAGCGATACAGGGCGAGACCGGCAAGGCGGTCTCGGCCATGTCCGCGGGCTCGAAGAAGGTCGAGAACGGCGTTTCGCTCGCGAACAGCGCCGGGACCGCCCTCAAGCAGATAGTCACGGGGGTGGAGAACGTCACTGACCGCATCGCCCATATAGCCACGTCTGCCGAGGAGCAGAGCTCGACTGCCGACGAAATAGCCAGGAACATGGACTCGATAGCGGAGGTCGCAAGGACCAACGCGTACGCGATAGAAGAGGTTACCAAGGCGACCAATGAAATGGCCCGGCTCGCCGGCGACCTAAGCGACCTCGTCTCGAATTTCAGGGTTTCGTCCGGGACAGCGGGCGGCAGAGAGGCGCTTGATGGTGACGTTTTCCTGCCACCAAGCGAGAGACTGGAAGCCGCCGGGACCATCTAA
- the flgF gene encoding flagellar basal-body rod protein FlgF — MDKSIFVALSGAVLQERRMEVLTDNLANVNTTGFKAQRPLFEDSMTDAFRVRTFGRLDDVVTDIGQGPSQMTHRKLDVAVRGEGFFAVDTQAGTRYTRDGSFVLDPAGVLVTKEGHRVMGEDGPITLAGPDVLIDPDGGMHVNEAAIGRLKLVSFANPLELRREGNYFVALPGAGEMPASPDTQVDQGFLEGSNVNAVRAMTTMIEAMRSYETNTKLIQSMDEMTKKAIDEVGRTS; from the coding sequence ATGGATAAATCGATCTTCGTAGCTCTCTCAGGCGCCGTGCTCCAGGAAAGGAGGATGGAGGTCCTGACCGACAACCTCGCGAACGTAAACACGACCGGCTTCAAGGCCCAGAGGCCCCTTTTCGAGGACTCGATGACGGACGCTTTCCGCGTCCGGACCTTCGGGAGGCTCGACGACGTCGTGACCGACATAGGCCAGGGGCCTTCGCAGATGACGCACAGGAAGCTCGACGTAGCCGTAAGGGGCGAGGGGTTTTTCGCGGTCGATACGCAGGCCGGCACGAGGTATACGAGGGACGGCAGTTTCGTGCTCGACCCCGCGGGCGTGCTCGTGACCAAGGAAGGGCACAGGGTCATGGGCGAGGACGGTCCGATAACGCTCGCTGGGCCGGACGTGCTTATAGACCCGGACGGCGGCATGCACGTGAACGAGGCCGCAATCGGCAGGCTAAAGCTCGTCTCGTTCGCCAACCCTTTGGAGCTCAGGAGGGAGGGCAACTACTTCGTGGCGCTCCCGGGCGCGGGGGAGATGCCCGCAAGCCCCGATACCCAGGTGGACCAGGGCTTTCTCGAGGGCTCGAACGTGAACGCCGTAAGGGCCATGACGACGATGATAGAGGCAATGAGGTCATATGAGACCAACACCAAGCTCATACAGAGCATGGACGAGATGACCAAAAAGGCCATAGACGAAGTAGGCAGGACGTCCTGA
- the flgG gene encoding flagellar basal-body rod protein FlgG, whose protein sequence is MIRALWTASTGMEAQQMNIDIIAHNLANVNTTGFKRSRADYQDLLYQEMKSAGSSSSPSTMVPTGIQVGQGVRTVSTEKVFSQGNFKQSGNPLDLAIEGDGFFQIAKPDGLTAYTRTGEFKVDSEGRLVTSDGYLVEPQITIPADAIALSISADGIVSATQPGIAIPTQVGTMELARFVNPAGLQPVGRNLYQETAASGQATVGAPGTDGLGTLAQGFLEMSNVSVVEEMVSMIAAQRAYEINSKSIQTTDEMLQTATSMKR, encoded by the coding sequence ATGATAAGGGCTCTTTGGACGGCTTCCACCGGTATGGAAGCCCAGCAGATGAACATAGACATAATAGCCCACAACCTCGCGAACGTGAACACCACGGGGTTCAAAAGGAGCAGGGCCGACTACCAGGACCTCCTCTACCAGGAGATGAAATCAGCGGGCTCTTCGTCATCGCCGTCGACAATGGTCCCGACGGGCATACAGGTGGGCCAGGGCGTAAGGACCGTCTCGACCGAGAAGGTCTTCAGCCAGGGGAATTTCAAGCAGAGCGGGAACCCTCTCGACCTCGCCATAGAGGGCGACGGGTTCTTCCAGATAGCGAAGCCCGACGGCCTCACGGCGTACACCCGGACCGGCGAGTTCAAGGTCGACAGCGAAGGCCGCCTCGTCACCTCTGACGGGTACCTTGTCGAGCCGCAGATAACCATACCGGCGGACGCGATAGCCTTGAGCATCAGCGCGGACGGCATAGTATCGGCCACACAGCCCGGCATAGCGATACCCACGCAGGTGGGCACCATGGAACTGGCGAGGTTCGTAAACCCCGCCGGCCTGCAGCCGGTCGGAAGAAACCTCTACCAGGAGACCGCGGCGTCCGGCCAGGCCACGGTCGGCGCACCGGGGACCGACGGCCTCGGCACGCTCGCCCAGGGCTTCCTCGAGATGTCGAACGTGAGCGTGGTCGAGGAGATGGTCAGCATGATAGCCGCGCAGAGGGCATACGAGATAAACTCCAAGTCCATACAGACGACCGACGAGATGCTCCAGACCGCCACGTCAATGAAGAGATAA